The genomic region tagccgGACACTGCAGGTCTACGGTGTGATTTGTTTTCCTTGGCTCCCTTTTCGTCATCGAAACGACGCTGCCATTTTGAAGCAGCAGCATCCACAGTAAGCTTCTCtgttctctctcttcctctgtTTTCAACACAGTTCACAGAAAATCCACACATACCCAGATATCAAAACTGCATCTTACTCATCTGCTCCTTGTTTCTGAACGCCTTCTCACTCTTCCTTCATTGCCCTCAATTCCAAAACCAAAAATTAACGATGATGGGTATGTTTCATAGGTACATAAATTCTCTGAAAAACCTTTCCTTTTCATCACGCACCCTCCCTTATTGTCACATCTTCAGAAACAATGTTCTGCCACAAATTGAAACCACTCTTCAACTAACAAGGTTTTCACCCTTTCATTACTCTGCTCATTACCAAAGGCCATCGCTATCTGATAATAATATTTCTTGTGTGCACTTGATTCAATATTCATTGCCCTTGAACTATTATTATATTGCTTGTCATATTTCTAACCGCCATTATTGTTCAGAAACTGTTTCCATGAACCAAGATCTTAGTTGTAGTGAGAGTGGTCTTGTAGAGGGTAATGGTTTTGAAAGTGATGTTGATAAGGTGTATAGCACTGTGATGGATAATTTAGCTGAATTTAACAATATGGAGAAAGCTCTTGGCCAATTGGGGATCCCATTGTCCACCCCTTTGGTTACTGGGGTGCTGCATAGGCTTAGATATGATGAAAAAATTGCACTCAGGTTTTTCACTTGGGCTGGTCATCAAGAGGATTATTCACATGAGCCTTGTGCTTATAATGATATGATGGACATCTTATCTAGTACTAGGTACAAGGTGAAACAGTTTCGGATAGTTTGTGATGTGTTGGAATATATGAAGAGGAATAACAAGACTACGGTTCCGGTTGAAGTTCTTTTGGTGATTTTGAGAAAGTATACTGAGAAGTATCTTACTCATGTGCAGAAGTTTGCAAGGAAGAGGAGGATAAGGGTGAAGACGCAACCGGAAATAAATGCATTTAACTTGCTGCTGGATGCACTGTGCAAGTGTTGCTTGGTTGAGGATGCTGAAACTCTGTATAAGAAAATGAGGAAAACTGTCAAGCCTAATGCGGAAACATATAATATATTCGTTTTTGGGTGGTGTAGGGTTAGAAACCCGACTAGAGGGATGAAATTACTGGAAGAAATGGTTGAACTGGGTCATAGGCCTGACAATTTTGCGTACAACACTGCCATTGATACATACTGCAAAGCAGGTATGGTAACAGAGGCTGTAGATCTTTTTGAGTTCATGAGAACAAAAGGTTCATCTATATCTTCTCCCACTGCCAAGACTTATGCAATTATAATTGTGGCTCTTGCCCAACATGATAGAATGGAGGAGTGTTTTAAACTTATAGGGCATATGATTAGCAGTGGCTGTCTTCCTGATGTCACAACATACAAGGAAATAATTGAGggaatgtgtgtgtgtggaaaGATAGATGAAGCTTATAAGTTCTTGGAAGAGATGGGAAACAAAAGTTACCGACCAGATATTGTTacttataattgttttctcaaGGTTCTTTGTGACAATAAGAAGTCTGAGGATGCCCTTAAACTCTATGGAAGAATGATTGAATTGAATTGCATTCCTAGTGTCCAGACATACAATATGCTGATTTCAATGTTTTTTGAGATTGATGATCCTGATGGGGCATTTGAAACTTGGCAGGAAATGGACAACAGGGGTTGCAGACCGGACATTGACACATACAGTGTGATGATCGATGGGCTATTTAACTGCAATAAAGTGGAAGATGCCTGTTTTCTTTTGGAAGAAGTGATAAACAAGGGAATAAAATTGCCATATAAAAAGTTCGACTCCTTTTTGATGCAACTGTCAGTGATTGGCGATCTCCAGGCCATTCATAGGGTTTCAGAACATATGAGAAAATTCTATAATCATGGTATGGCAAGGCGTTATGCACTAAGCCAGAAGCGTAAGAGCATGAGTTTAAGAGGGAAATAATAGTGTTAGAAGTTTCTTTGTTGAGTTTAAGAGGGAAATCATGGTATGACACATAGTTTCTGGAAGCATGGCAGGTTTCAGTATTAGCTATTTCAGATACTGCTGTCAAACTTGCCCTGCATTACATATTGGACTACTTCATGATGATAACAAGTTGCATCTTTAAGCATGTTCTATTGGTCATGCCGTTTGCTGCCAATAATTTTTGcatgaaaaaaatgtaagtCTCTCGATCTTTTTTAATTCATCTAGAGAAACAATGGAAGCTGTCATGACATATTTTGATTGTACGATGTTGGTTAGTTGATGCAGCCTAAAGGTGGGAAGATTCTTGTATCTATTTTATGGTTGCATGTGAGTATGTGACTATGAGAGGACAGAGGTTGCAAAGATTTGCTTGATGGTAAAGTTTGTTATCTGGTCAAGAATCTGTTAATTATTTCAGCACAGAAGTAATACAGTTTATAAGATGTTATCTTGCATTTTTTGGGGGGCCATAGTTTACTTTGGCTTTTTCAAGTGTCGAACTGTATCACAGTTGTAAGGAATGTATCTTCACTTCAATAATGATGCCATATACTTTTTCTCTTCTAAATTTTTGGAACATTCTATATTCCTGTTTCTTTTGATGTTTCTTTCAGTTAGGAGGCTTTGTTTTGTTGGAGATCCAGTGGTGGAAAGATGGAGTTTCTTAAAACATGTCAGGCCAGTG from Glycine soja cultivar W05 chromosome 16, ASM419377v2, whole genome shotgun sequence harbors:
- the LOC114389182 gene encoding pentatricopeptide repeat-containing protein At1g73400, mitochondrial-like gives rise to the protein MMGMFHRYINSLKNLSFSSRTLPYCHIFRNNVLPQIETTLQLTRFSPFHYSAHYQRPSLSDNNISCVHLIQYSLPLNYYYIACHISNRHYCSETVSMNQDLSCSESGLVEGNGFESDVDKVYSTVMDNLAEFNNMEKALGQLGIPLSTPLVTGVLHRLRYDEKIALRFFTWAGHQEDYSHEPCAYNDMMDILSSTRYKVKQFRIVCDVLEYMKRNNKTTVPVEVLLVILRKYTEKYLTHVQKFARKRRIRVKTQPEINAFNLLLDALCKCCLVEDAETLYKKMRKTVKPNAETYNIFVFGWCRVRNPTRGMKLLEEMVELGHRPDNFAYNTAIDTYCKAGMVTEAVDLFEFMRTKGSSISSPTAKTYAIIIVALAQHDRMEECFKLIGHMISSGCLPDVTTYKEIIEGMCVCGKIDEAYKFLEEMGNKSYRPDIVTYNCFLKVLCDNKKSEDALKLYGRMIELNCIPSVQTYNMLISMFFEIDDPDGAFETWQEMDNRGCRPDIDTYSVMIDGLFNCNKVEDACFLLEEVINKGIKLPYKKFDSFLMQLSVIGDLQAIHRVSEHMRKFYNHGMARRYALSQKRKSMSLRGK